TGCTTACCTTGCCCGGCGACATCGGCGGGCTCGACGTACCCAGCGACACCCGAGCCCGATTCATCGAAAGATCGCGAGCCGGCGTACCGGCGACCGAACAACTCGACCAGGCCGCGGAGCTGCTGAACGACGCCAAGCGGGTGACGCTGCTAGCCGGAATGGGCGCCCGCGAGTCACGCGCCGAACTGCTGCAGCTCGCCGCAAGTCTGCAGGCGCCGATGGTCCTGACTATCAAAGGCAAAGAGGGTCTGGAAGGCGACAATGAGTTCCAGGTCGGCCAGTCCGGACTGATCGGCAACCCGGCGGCACAGCATGCCTTCGACGAGTGCGATGTGCTTTTCATGATCGGTACCGACTTCCCCTACCGCGAGTGGTACCCAGAAGGAAAGACGGTTATCCAGCTCGACGCGCGTGGTGAGCACATCGGACGGCGCACCCACGTGGATCTGTCGCTCGTTGGCGACGCCGGGAGCACACTTCGCGCCCTGCTCCCGCGACTGACCGCGAAACCCTCGGATAAGCATCTCGCGAAGTCCAGAGAGAAGTACGTCGAGTGGCTGGATCGGCAAAAGGCGCTCGCCGACCCGGAGTTCGACCGCAAAGGGCTCGGCGTCATTCGTCGGCACTTCGATAACACCAGCAACGCGATCCGCCCCGAACTCGTGGCGGCCGTCGTCGATCGACACGCCGCAAACGACGCGATATTCACATCTGACACCGGAATGTCGACCGTCTGGCTTTCACGCCTTTTAGAACTGCGCGGATCACGCAAGTTGGTTGGCTCGTTCAACCTCGGCTCGATGGCCAACGCCATGCCGCAGGCGCTCGGCGCCGCCCAGCTATACGGGGACCGCCAAGTGATCGCCTTCTGCGGTGACGGCGGACTGACCATGCTGCTCGGCGACCTGATCACGGCCGTGACCTACAAACTGCCGGTCAAGCTGATCGTGTTCAACAACGGCCGGCTCGGTATGGTCAAACTCGAACAGGAGCAAGGCGGGCTTGCCGAGTTTGGCACGATCCTGCACAACCCGGTCATCGCGGACGTCGCCACCGCGTGTGGTCTGCACGGCATCCGAGTCGAGGATCCGGAGAAGGTCGAGGCAGCAATCACCGAGGCGCTCGCTCACGACGGACCCGTGCTGGTTGACATCGTCACGAATCCCGAGGAGATCTCCCTGCCGCCGAAGGTAAAACTTAGCCAGGGCTGGGGTTTCGCGATCGCAAAGTCCAAGGAGATCCTGCAGAGCAGAGGCGCCGACTAGGCCCAATGCCCTGAGGCCCCGGGAAACACTAACCGACCTGGCGTATTCGGGTGTCGAAGCGCGTATGCACGTCCAGCCGAGAAATCAGCCAGTTGCCGTCCTCGCAGCGGTACTCGTGGCGATAGACCGCGGCAATCATCATTGCCTCGTCGTCGCGTTCACTGAGAGGATCGGCCGCCAGTTTCATGAACACAATCGTGTTCCAGCGTCCGGTCGCCTCCTTACCGGGTACGACGATGTCTATCTGCGGCGACATAGCAATGTGGTGCGACAACGGTATT
This genomic stretch from Antricoccus suffuscus harbors:
- a CDS encoding nuclear transport factor 2 family protein, whose product is MDGPERHDYERIVREFEDKARIERLFRTYADACDEGYNPELLGPLFTEDAVWAASSESGTSDFGVYEGRAAIIRHFSGASARIPLSHHIAMSPQIDIVVPGKEATGRWNTIVFMKLAADPLSERDDEAMMIAAVYRHEYRCEDGNWLISRLDVHTRFDTRIRQVG
- a CDS encoding thiamine pyrophosphate-dependent enzyme — protein: MTTVAEHIIDSLADLGVTSVWGVVGDALNPVTDAIRKEDRIDWIGVRHEEVAAFAAGSQAQLSGNIGVCMGTVGPGSIHLLNGLYDAKKSHAPVLAICGQVPSAEIGTDFFQEVNNDALFADVSVFARTLTSPEQLPYVLEQAVNAAIQLGGVAVLTLPGDIGGLDVPSDTRARFIERSRAGVPATEQLDQAAELLNDAKRVTLLAGMGARESRAELLQLAASLQAPMVLTIKGKEGLEGDNEFQVGQSGLIGNPAAQHAFDECDVLFMIGTDFPYREWYPEGKTVIQLDARGEHIGRRTHVDLSLVGDAGSTLRALLPRLTAKPSDKHLAKSREKYVEWLDRQKALADPEFDRKGLGVIRRHFDNTSNAIRPELVAAVVDRHAANDAIFTSDTGMSTVWLSRLLELRGSRKLVGSFNLGSMANAMPQALGAAQLYGDRQVIAFCGDGGLTMLLGDLITAVTYKLPVKLIVFNNGRLGMVKLEQEQGGLAEFGTILHNPVIADVATACGLHGIRVEDPEKVEAAITEALAHDGPVLVDIVTNPEEISLPPKVKLSQGWGFAIAKSKEILQSRGAD